DNA from Mesorhizobium sp. B2-1-1:
TCTTGACGTCAGCCGTTCGGGCGACATGATCGAAGTCAGAGCCTCGGCGCGTTCCTTCCTGCACAACCAGGTGCGCTCGATGGTCGGCTCGCTCAAGCGCGTCGGCGAAGGCGCATGGACGGCCGGCGATCTCAAGGCGGCGCTCGAGGCGCACGACCGCGCCGCCTGCGGCCAGGTGGCGCCGCCCGACGGGCTTTTTCTGATCGGCGTCGATTATCCCGGATAGAGTCCCGAAAGGCTCTGAGCTCCGGTGTCCGGAACCGTGATGCCAAGCAGCGCCTGCAGCCCGAACAGCACGATCAGCGAAGCGATGAACATGCCAACGAAGACAGCGGTCCCGATTGCGGCCCCCCTGCCGATGGTCGCGTTGGTCATGCGCCAGGTCAGCACCATCGACAGCGCGAACAACAGCAGCGACACAAGGCTGGAGATCTGGCTCGCCGAGGTCAGGAAAAGCCTGATCAGCGCGGACGGCAGCATCAGCCAGGCGGTGATGGCAGAAGCCCAGTTCGAGGCCACGACATAGTGCACGAAGCGGCCGCCGATGCCGGCGCGCGGCGCGACCAGAGCGAGTGCGACCAGAGGCAGCACCCAGGAACCGATATCGACTGTCGCCAGCCGCAACAGCATGCTGAAGCGGCCCGCGAAGGCATCGGGATCGCCGATCTCGTTGGCGATGCCGACCCAGCCGACGATCAATGCCGGCGCCGCGACGACGATGGCGAAAAAGGAATTCCAGAAACCATCGGCAGACAGGTCGAGCAGACGCAGGCCATCGGCCCTGCCGAGCATCAGTCGCCAGGCGCCGGTCAGCGAAACTTGGGTCTCGTCCGCCGAAAGCATGCTGCTCAGTCCTGTCCGAACCAGTCTTCGATGAAGCGCTGATAGATTTGCGTCAGCGTCTCGAGATCGGCAAGGGCGACGCGCTCGTCGACCATGTGCATGGTCTTGCCGACCAGGCCGAATTCGACAACCGGGCAATAGTCCTTGATGAAGCGCGCATCCGAGGTGCCGCCTGAGGTGGATAGCGCCGGTTCTCTGCCTACCACCGCCTTGACCGAGCCGCTCAACGTCTCGATCAGCCTGTCGTCGCGGGTCAGGAAGACATGGCTCGGCCGGTCGCGCCAGACGAGTTCGTAGTCGACCGGCATCTCCTTGCCGGGCCGGTATTTCTTGCGGCCCGCCGCCTGGTCGAGACGGTTGTGGATTTCGGCCTGTATGGTCTCGGCGGTCCAGCTGTCATTGAAGCGGATGTTGAAGGTGGCGGTTGCCTTTGCTGGAATGACGTTGGTGGCCGGGTTGCCTACGTCGATGGATGTCACCTCCAGATTGGTCGGCTGGAAATCCTTCGTGCCCTCATCGAAGACGGGATGCAGCAAAGCATCGATCAGGCTCATCAGCCCGCGTACCGGATTGTCGGCAAGCAAGGGGTAAGCGACATGGCCCTGGCGGCCATTGACGATGACGTCGCCCGACAGCGAGCCGCGCCGGCCGATTTTTATCATGTCGCCGAGCGCAGCCGGGTTGGTCGGCTCGCCGACGATCGATGCATCCCATTTCTCGCCCCTGGAAGCCGCCCATTCGAGCAGCTTCGTGGTACCGTTGATGGCCGGGCCTTCCTCGTCGCCGGTGATCAGCAGCGAGACCGAGCCCTTCGGGCCGCCATTCGCCTCGACATGGCGCGCTACCGCGGCGATGAAACAGGCGATGCCGCCCTTCATGTCGACCGCACCCCGGCCATACATCTCGCCATTGGCGATCTCGGCGCCGAAGGGCGGATGCGTCCAGGCGGCTTCGTCGCCGACCGGCACCACGTCGGTGTGTCCGGCGAACATCAGATGAGGGCCATTGCCGGAGCGCCTGGCATAAAGGTTCTCGATGTCGGGCGTGCCGTCTTCCGAAAACACCGGGCGATCGACGAGGAAGCCGAGCGGTTCCAGCATCGTCTGCAACGCGGTCAGCGCACCGCCTTCGGCCGGCGTCACGGAGGCGCAACGGATGAGGGCGGCGAGGTTTGCGGCGGGATCGGTCGGCAGCGTCATGGCAAAAGCGATAGTCGAAAGCTGAAGGCCTGTCACGGCCAGACGTAGGGGCCAGTCCTATGACCGGCGATACCGCCGACATTATGGTTTTCATGTCGTATAGTCGTGGGCCCGGTGCGGAGCGACTGGATGGCAAACGGGGACAAGAGAATCGTCATTGCCGGCGCCGGCAGCATCGGCTGCTATGCCGGCGGCTGCCTGGCGCTCGCCGGGCGCAAGGTCATCCTGCTGGCCCGGCCGCGCATCGAGGCGGCTCTGCGGCAAGGCGGATTGCGGGTCAGCGACCTTGAGGGCCGCGACCGGGGCCTCGAGCGGCAAGCGCTTGCCGTCACCACAGATCCAGCCGCCGCCTTGCCGCAGGCGGACGTGATCCTGGTCACCGTCAAGAGCGGCGCGACGCGGGAAATGGCTGCGCTCATCGCCGCACATGCCCCGCCGGACGCCGTGGTGGTGAGCCTGCAGAACGGCATCGACAATGCCGACAGGCTGCGCGCCGGTGTCGACGGGCGAACAGTGCTGGCGGGCATGGTGCCGTTCAATGTCGTGCAATCGGCCGACGGCGAATTGCCGCTGCGTGTCCACCGCGCCAGCGACGGCAAGGTCATGATCGAGGACAGCGATGCCGGTCTGATCAGCCTTCTCGGCGTCGAAGGGTTCCGGGTTGAAGTCCATGCCGACATGAAAGCCGTGCTGTGGGGCAAGCTTTTGATGAATTTGAACAATGCGCTGGTGGCGCTTTCGGGCCTGCCGCTGGCGAGCGAGCTTGCCGACCGGCGCTGGCGGCTGATCCTGGCAAGACAGATCGACGAGGCGCTCCAGGCCATGAAGGCGTCGGGCATCGAGCCGGCGCGGATCGCCGGCTTGCGGCCGGCGCTGTTGCCGATAGTGCTCCGCCTCCCCGATTGGCTATTCAGGCTGCTGGCGCGGCGGATGCTGGCCATCGACCCGGAGGCGCGTTCCTCCATGTGGGACGATCTGCAGCGCGGCCGGCCGACGGAGATCGGCGATTTGCAAGGCGCCGTTCTTCGCCTGGCGCAAGAAGCGGGCACGCCGGCGCCGACGGTCCGGCGGATCATCGCCCTGGTGCGTGAAGCGGAAGCGGCCGGCCGCGGATCGCCCGGTTTCGGCGCGGATCAGGTCGCCGCGCCTGAAGCGCGTCGCGTCTGAATGAATTCAGGCGACGCGGATCAGGCCTTCATTTTCATGCATACCGTCAGTAGCGTATCGCGATGATGGGCGCTCAGGGTTCGGCCGGTGCATTGGTGCGCTTGCCATAGCGGTTGGGTCCGGGCTTGCCCGGAAACAGGCAAAGCACGACGAAGGCGACGATCGAGACGACCGGCACGAACAGGATCAACGCCGCGATGCCGGGCTTGTCGAGGTCGTGCAGCCGCTTCACCGCCAGTGCGATGTTCGACCACAGCGAGGCGATGAAGGCGATGAAGAAGACGAACGACCACATGTTGCTCTCGGGCGAGCCTTCCGGCACCAGCGTGAAACGATAGAGCGGGAAGGCCTGGATGATGGCCACGAGCAGCCCACCAAGAAAATAGGCCGCGCGGCTGACGCGGCCCGATGTCTTGAAGAAAAGCCAAGTAAGGTTGGATCTGTCAGGCAAGCGGGTCCCGTCCATATTGATTGACACCCTGGGCGCCTTCGAGAACGCCGAGACCGATCAGCGTCCACCAGCCCGACTTGTCGCGGTCGTGCCAGCGTTTTGCATAGAGAGCAATCGCGAAATAGATCGACGCCAGCGCGACGAGCATGCCGATCCTGCCGCCGCCTGCGGTCGTGAAGCGCGTGCCGAGAATCGCATCGAGAATGAAGACAACAATACCGATGACGATGAATATACCGATGCCGGCCCAGAACTTGGCGCGATCGATGCGGCTGTCGAAGCTCGTCAGCAGATACTTCCAGTCCATGTCACCCCTCCATGTTGAACCGGCGCGACCGATCGTCGCGCCGGCGGAAGGTGCGCCCGCTTTCCAAAAAGATCAATCGCGCAGCAATTCGTTGATCGAGGTCTTGGACCGGGTCCTGGCATCGACCCGCTTGACGATGACCGCGCAATAGAGACTTGGACCCGGCTCATTGTTCGGAAACGGCTTGCCAGGCAGTGAACCGGCTACGACGACGGAATTCGGCGGCACTTCGCCGTAGAAAATCTCGCCGGTGGCGCGGTCGACGATCTTGGTCGATTGGCCAATGAAGACGCCCATGCCGAGCACAGAGCCCTCGCGCACGATGCAGCCTTCGACCACTTCCGAGCGCGCGCCGATGAAGCAATTGTCCTCGATGATGGTGGGACCGGCCTGCATCGGCTCCAGCACGCCGCCGATGCCGACGCCGCCCGACAGGTGCACATTCTTGCCGATCTGGGCGCAGGAGCCCACCGAAGCCCAGGTATCGACCATGGTGCCCGAATCGACATAGGCGCCGACATTGACGAAGGACGGCATCAGCACGGCGCCCGGCGCGACATAGGCCGAGCGGCGCACGATCGACGACGGCACGGCGCGGAAACCGGCCTTCTCGAAATCGACGGCGCTCCAGCCGTCGAACTTCGACGGCACCTTGTCCCACCACACGGCCTGGCCGGGACCGCCCTTGATGATCTCCATCGGGTTCAGCCGGAAGGACAAAAGGACGGCTTTCTTCAGCCATTGGTTGACATGCCACTGGCCATCGGCCTGGCGCTCGGCAACGCGGGCGGTGCCGCGGTCGAGCAGATCGAGCGCCGACTGGATGGCGTCGCGTGTCTCGCCTCTGGTCGCCGTCGAAATCGCGTCACGTTCCTCGAAGGCCTTGTCGATGGTCTTTTCGAGGCTCGCCAGATCCGGCTTCGACATGAATTCGCTCCATTACCAGGCTGTTAAGGGGCTGAGCCTTAACCTGTTTTGAAAATCGCGCGGACCCTATGTGAAGGCAGAGTAGGGGTCAATCGCGACTGCGCCATGGGACGGCGCAAGTGAATGAAATGGACGGACCTGACATCATGACACCCATGGAAAAGGCGGGCTGGACGCCGCTGCCGCATTCGGACGAGGATCTGGAGCGGGCCAGGAGCGTGCCGGACACGCCGCAGACGCGCGCCGAGACCTACCGCCTGGCGTGGAACGATCCCGACTTCATGACGCGGCGCGAACTGCGCGCGGTCAGGCTGCAGCTCGAACTCCTGAAGCCGGAGATGATCCTGGCCGAGCGCGGTATCCGCTCGACCGTGGTCCTGTTCGGGGGCGCGCGGCTGCCTGAACCCGGCGGCGAGGCCTGGGCGGCCAAAAACGAGACGCAGAAGAAAAACCTCGAGGAAAACAGCAAATATTACGAGGAAGCGCGCAAATTCGCCCGCCTGTGCTCGCAGCAATCGGCCAGTTCATACTACCGCGAATATGTCGTGGTGACCGGCGGCGGGCCCGGCGTGATGGAAGCGGGCAATCGCGGCGCCGACGATGTCGGCGCGCCCTCTATCGGCCTTAACATCGTTCTGCCGCACGAGCAGGCGCCCAATGCCTATGTGACGCCGGAACTCTGTTTCAACTTCCACTATTTCGCCATCCGCAAGATGCATTTCGTCATGCGCGCGAAGGCCGTCGCGGTGTTTCCCGGCGGCTTCGGCACGATGGACGAAT
Protein-coding regions in this window:
- a CDS encoding transporter — encoded protein: MLSADETQVSLTGAWRLMLGRADGLRLLDLSADGFWNSFFAIVVAAPALIVGWVGIANEIGDPDAFAGRFSMLLRLATVDIGSWVLPLVALALVAPRAGIGGRFVHYVVASNWASAITAWLMLPSALIRLFLTSASQISSLVSLLLFALSMVLTWRMTNATIGRGAAIGTAVFVGMFIASLIVLFGLQALLGITVPDTGAQSLSGLYPG
- the dapE gene encoding succinyl-diaminopimelate desuccinylase → MTLPTDPAANLAALIRCASVTPAEGGALTALQTMLEPLGFLVDRPVFSEDGTPDIENLYARRSGNGPHLMFAGHTDVVPVGDEAAWTHPPFGAEIANGEMYGRGAVDMKGGIACFIAAVARHVEANGGPKGSVSLLITGDEEGPAINGTTKLLEWAASRGEKWDASIVGEPTNPAALGDMIKIGRRGSLSGDVIVNGRQGHVAYPLLADNPVRGLMSLIDALLHPVFDEGTKDFQPTNLEVTSIDVGNPATNVIPAKATATFNIRFNDSWTAETIQAEIHNRLDQAAGRKKYRPGKEMPVDYELVWRDRPSHVFLTRDDRLIETLSGSVKAVVGREPALSTSGGTSDARFIKDYCPVVEFGLVGKTMHMVDERVALADLETLTQIYQRFIEDWFGQD
- a CDS encoding 2-dehydropantoate 2-reductase; its protein translation is MANGDKRIVIAGAGSIGCYAGGCLALAGRKVILLARPRIEAALRQGGLRVSDLEGRDRGLERQALAVTTDPAAALPQADVILVTVKSGATREMAALIAAHAPPDAVVVSLQNGIDNADRLRAGVDGRTVLAGMVPFNVVQSADGELPLRVHRASDGKVMIEDSDAGLISLLGVEGFRVEVHADMKAVLWGKLLMNLNNALVALSGLPLASELADRRWRLILARQIDEALQAMKASGIEPARIAGLRPALLPIVLRLPDWLFRLLARRMLAIDPEARSSMWDDLQRGRPTEIGDLQGAVLRLAQEAGTPAPTVRRIIALVREAEAAGRGSPGFGADQVAAPEARRV
- a CDS encoding DUF805 domain-containing protein; protein product: MPDRSNLTWLFFKTSGRVSRAAYFLGGLLVAIIQAFPLYRFTLVPEGSPESNMWSFVFFIAFIASLWSNIALAVKRLHDLDKPGIAALILFVPVVSIVAFVVLCLFPGKPGPNRYGKRTNAPAEP
- a CDS encoding DUF805 domain-containing protein, with amino-acid sequence MDWKYLLTSFDSRIDRAKFWAGIGIFIVIGIVVFILDAILGTRFTTAGGGRIGMLVALASIYFAIALYAKRWHDRDKSGWWTLIGLGVLEGAQGVNQYGRDPLA
- the dapD gene encoding 2,3,4,5-tetrahydropyridine-2,6-dicarboxylate N-succinyltransferase, producing MSKPDLASLEKTIDKAFEERDAISTATRGETRDAIQSALDLLDRGTARVAERQADGQWHVNQWLKKAVLLSFRLNPMEIIKGGPGQAVWWDKVPSKFDGWSAVDFEKAGFRAVPSSIVRRSAYVAPGAVLMPSFVNVGAYVDSGTMVDTWASVGSCAQIGKNVHLSGGVGIGGVLEPMQAGPTIIEDNCFIGARSEVVEGCIVREGSVLGMGVFIGQSTKIVDRATGEIFYGEVPPNSVVVAGSLPGKPFPNNEPGPSLYCAVIVKRVDARTRSKTSINELLRD
- a CDS encoding LOG family protein, with amino-acid sequence MTPMEKAGWTPLPHSDEDLERARSVPDTPQTRAETYRLAWNDPDFMTRRELRAVRLQLELLKPEMILAERGIRSTVVLFGGARLPEPGGEAWAAKNETQKKNLEENSKYYEEARKFARLCSQQSASSYYREYVVVTGGGPGVMEAGNRGADDVGAPSIGLNIVLPHEQAPNAYVTPELCFNFHYFAIRKMHFVMRAKAVAVFPGGFGTMDEFFETLTLIQTGRMERVPVILFGKSFWKRAIDLDFLAEQGTISPGDQDIIDFVDTADEAWGIVSRFYKLGE